A window of the Schlesneria paludicola DSM 18645 genome harbors these coding sequences:
- a CDS encoding 3-keto-disaccharide hydrolase, protein MNGVSRATRLFGIIAAFSIGCAEKPSAPASSPSTSETSVAPNTTTTASENLAFEGGSADGMNRLTPEEIADGWIRLFDGYTLFGWKSNSNLTWSVHDGVIKADSSKAENKGLLVSTSRFADYELRFDYRVDKGGNSGVFLRTAIDPKDPAIDCYELNMCDKHPEFGTASLVKRIKPSKLVLGDGDWHSFHVRMEGPKITVKFDGEQVLEYTDTTEKPLTTGHIGLQMNGGNIEFRNLFLKPYGTQPLFDGESLKGWHDVPGSKSKFSVKDGTIQVLDGRGFLESDRVAGNFVFQFDAITNGEKLNSGIFFRAMPGTEANPSNGYEFQIQNGIKGGNRAAPEDFGTGAIFRRVAARRVVSDDRTWFTGTLVADGPHLATWINGTQVVDWTDERPENENPREGRRVQPGHFSLQGHDPTTDIAFRNLRVVETPQ, encoded by the coding sequence ATGAATGGCGTATCGCGAGCCACTCGCTTGTTCGGAATCATCGCTGCGTTTTCCATTGGATGCGCAGAGAAGCCATCGGCTCCCGCCAGTTCGCCATCGACGTCAGAGACTTCGGTTGCTCCAAACACGACGACTACTGCCAGCGAGAATCTCGCGTTCGAAGGCGGGTCTGCAGATGGCATGAATCGACTGACGCCTGAAGAAATTGCCGACGGTTGGATTCGCCTCTTCGACGGATACACGCTGTTTGGCTGGAAATCCAACAGCAACCTGACCTGGTCGGTTCACGACGGAGTCATCAAGGCCGACAGCAGCAAGGCGGAAAACAAGGGGCTTCTGGTCTCGACATCGCGATTCGCCGACTACGAACTTCGTTTTGACTATCGCGTCGACAAAGGCGGGAATAGCGGGGTGTTCCTGAGAACCGCGATTGACCCCAAGGATCCGGCCATCGACTGTTACGAATTGAATATGTGTGATAAGCATCCGGAATTCGGAACCGCAAGCCTCGTCAAACGCATCAAACCCTCCAAGCTGGTCTTGGGGGACGGCGACTGGCACTCGTTTCATGTCCGGATGGAAGGGCCGAAGATCACGGTGAAGTTCGATGGCGAGCAGGTCCTGGAATATACCGACACCACCGAAAAACCGCTGACGACAGGACACATTGGCCTGCAGATGAATGGTGGCAATATCGAGTTCCGCAACCTGTTTCTCAAGCCCTATGGAACGCAGCCTTTGTTCGATGGTGAATCGTTGAAAGGCTGGCACGACGTGCCGGGCTCCAAGAGCAAATTTTCTGTCAAGGACGGGACAATTCAGGTGCTCGATGGCCGTGGGTTTCTGGAGTCGGATCGGGTGGCCGGAAATTTCGTGTTCCAGTTCGATGCGATCACCAACGGCGAGAAATTGAATAGTGGAATCTTCTTCCGCGCGATGCCAGGTACGGAAGCGAACCCTTCGAATGGATACGAATTCCAGATTCAGAATGGGATCAAAGGCGGCAATCGGGCTGCTCCCGAAGATTTTGGCACAGGGGCAATCTTCCGACGCGTGGCCGCTCGACGTGTCGTCTCGGATGACCGAACCTGGTTCACAGGAACATTGGTGGCCGATGGGCCGCATCTTGCAACATGGATCAATGGCACTCAGGTTGTCGACTGGACTGACGAACGCCCCGAAAACGAGAATCCTCGCGAAGGACGCCGCGTCCAGCCCGGTCATTTCAGTCTGCAAGGCCATGACCCCACAACCGATATCGCTTTTCGGAATCTGCGCGTGGTCGAAACCCCGCAGTAG
- a CDS encoding NYN domain-containing protein: MSDEPLIAVFVDFENLAIGVRHMKSGAFQIQLILKRLLEKGRIVHKRAYCDWSNYRDAVREFHAQGIELIDIPQSKMSGKNSADIRMVVDAIDLCYAKQHIDIFALISGDSDFSPLVSKLKENNKRVLGCGVKSSTSDLLIANCDEFIYYDDLVRVAQKPAVVAPKSGVKKEDKKQEATDRLLEVLNSLELDYDPPIWGSMLKQAIKRVHPGFNEGYYGYATFSDLLHDIEEAGLIELEFDKNRGNYQIRTKKKEAKKRVP; the protein is encoded by the coding sequence ATGTCTGACGAGCCACTGATTGCCGTCTTTGTGGACTTTGAAAATCTGGCAATTGGTGTTCGTCACATGAAATCGGGCGCGTTTCAGATCCAGTTGATTCTGAAACGCCTGCTGGAAAAAGGCCGCATTGTTCACAAGCGAGCCTACTGCGACTGGAGCAACTATCGCGACGCGGTTCGCGAATTTCACGCCCAGGGAATTGAGCTGATCGATATCCCGCAAAGCAAGATGAGCGGCAAGAACAGCGCCGACATCCGCATGGTCGTCGATGCAATTGACCTTTGCTATGCCAAGCAGCACATCGATATCTTCGCACTGATCTCGGGCGATAGCGATTTTTCTCCCTTGGTGTCCAAGCTCAAGGAAAACAATAAGCGGGTCCTGGGCTGCGGCGTGAAAAGCTCAACGTCTGACCTGCTGATCGCGAACTGCGACGAATTCATCTATTACGATGACCTGGTTCGAGTGGCACAGAAGCCGGCCGTCGTGGCGCCGAAGTCGGGCGTCAAGAAGGAAGACAAGAAGCAAGAGGCGACCGATCGATTGCTGGAAGTCTTGAATTCGCTGGAGCTGGACTACGATCCTCCGATTTGGGGCTCGATGCTGAAGCAGGCGATCAAACGAGTTCACCCGGGGTTCAATGAAGGTTACTACGGATACGCGACCTTCTCGGACCTGCTGCATGACATCGAAGAGGCCGGACTGATTGAACTCGAATTCGACAAGAATCGCGGCAACTACCAGATCCGAACCAAAAAGAAGGAAGCCAAAAAGCGGGTTCCTTGA
- a CDS encoding four helix bundle protein, with the protein MAFAFEKLLVYQKAVDFADSICQHTEAFPRGYGFLSDQLNRAALSIAANIAEGNGRFTKPDRRNFFGIA; encoded by the coding sequence ATGGCATTCGCATTCGAGAAACTTCTCGTCTATCAGAAGGCCGTCGACTTCGCAGATTCCATTTGCCAGCACACCGAAGCGTTTCCACGTGGTTATGGTTTTCTTAGCGACCAACTCAATCGGGCCGCCCTGTCGATCGCGGCTAATATTGCAGAAGGTAATGGACGCTTCACAAAACCGGACCGTCGAAATTTCTTTGGAATTGCGC
- a CDS encoding lactate utilization protein B produces MTTTALHHDHPENATEFVANDARAHWHDQSLWFVRSKRDKAAATLPEWETLRQRASEIKLHTMSRLADYLEEFERNATKLGAVVHWARTTAEHNQIVYDIIQRHQTTKVVKSKSMLTEECHLNPFLERHGVEVVDTDLGEWIVQLRNEPPSHIVMPAIHIKREEIGELFNKHLGTDAGATDPPYLVNAARDELRRKFLNAGVGITGVNFAIAETGGFVVCTNEGNADLGVSLPKVHIACMGIEKLIPRAKDMGVFLRLLARSATGQPITTYSSHFHGPVAGGELHIVLVDNGRSDILGSPDFRRSLNCIRCGACMNTCPVYRRSGGHSYETTIPGPIGSILAPSRDAATHYSLPFACSLCGSCSDVCPVKIDLHTQLLTWRREIAVRGYLPWTKRMSMKFARVLLGNTWLFTTAGKVGRWLVPKLPRFMIYNRFNAWGKQRDLPAMPKQSFRELYQQRKKKS; encoded by the coding sequence ATGACTACAACCGCCCTGCATCACGATCATCCTGAGAATGCCACCGAATTCGTGGCGAACGACGCTCGCGCGCACTGGCACGATCAGTCGCTGTGGTTTGTCCGCTCGAAACGCGACAAAGCCGCGGCCACGCTGCCTGAGTGGGAGACGTTGCGACAGCGCGCCTCGGAAATCAAGCTTCACACAATGTCGCGTCTGGCCGACTATCTGGAAGAGTTCGAGCGAAACGCGACGAAGCTTGGTGCCGTCGTGCACTGGGCCCGCACGACTGCGGAACACAACCAGATTGTTTATGACATCATCCAGCGGCATCAGACCACGAAAGTGGTGAAGAGCAAGTCGATGCTCACCGAGGAGTGTCATCTCAATCCGTTCCTTGAACGACATGGAGTTGAGGTCGTTGACACGGACCTGGGCGAATGGATCGTTCAGCTCCGGAATGAACCACCATCACACATCGTGATGCCGGCCATTCACATCAAGCGTGAAGAAATCGGCGAGCTGTTCAACAAGCATTTGGGCACTGATGCGGGTGCCACCGATCCACCTTACCTGGTGAACGCCGCGCGCGATGAATTGCGACGAAAGTTTCTGAATGCGGGTGTCGGGATCACCGGTGTCAATTTCGCCATTGCGGAAACGGGTGGATTCGTCGTCTGTACCAACGAAGGCAACGCCGACTTGGGCGTGTCGTTGCCCAAGGTTCATATCGCCTGCATGGGGATCGAAAAGCTGATTCCGCGTGCCAAAGATATGGGCGTGTTCTTGCGGCTCTTGGCCCGTTCGGCCACCGGCCAGCCAATTACGACGTACTCGTCTCACTTCCATGGACCCGTTGCGGGTGGCGAGTTACATATTGTCCTGGTCGATAACGGTCGAAGCGACATTCTCGGCTCACCGGATTTCCGCCGATCACTGAACTGCATCCGCTGCGGTGCGTGTATGAATACCTGCCCCGTCTATCGCCGCAGTGGCGGGCATAGCTACGAAACGACGATCCCTGGCCCGATTGGTTCGATTCTGGCACCGTCGCGTGACGCCGCGACACACTACAGCCTGCCGTTTGCCTGCAGTCTGTGCGGCTCGTGTAGCGATGTCTGTCCGGTGAAAATTGACCTGCATACACAGTTGCTGACCTGGCGACGTGAAATTGCCGTCCGTGGTTATTTGCCGTGGACGAAACGGATGTCGATGAAGTTCGCGCGCGTGCTGCTCGGCAATACCTGGCTGTTCACCACAGCAGGAAAAGTCGGTCGCTGGCTTGTTCCCAAGCTGCCACGGTTCATGATCTACAATCGCTTCAACGCCTGGGGTAAACAACGCGATCTGCCCGCGATGCCCAAGCAGAGTTTTCGCGAGCTCTATCAACAGCGAAAGAAAAAGAGTTGA
- the ricT gene encoding PSP1 domain-containing protein — translation MDTPLEDLSYVIRFGVTRILGEFTARGFGTLARGTEVIVRSDRGHEWGTILCTATDQTRTYLGANDVQGRVVRFPTPEDEVERDKSVSAEKAAFAGCLDLIRERNLQMQLVDVEQVIGGERMIFYYVSEQRVDFRDLVKCLAKMFHVRIEMRQIGIRDEAKLLADYGDCGQPVCCNTFLREMPPVSMKMAKLQKATLDPSKISGRCGRLKCCLRYEYDTYEEHRKELPPVGATVVTKQGTGRVVGLELLAQKLVISYEGQRQIMTDAKDVLTVVSTKSPKPAPPPRRDPPANEGGGREQPGKDQPGKDQPGKDRPRRDQKPREESREPRQGPRGRRDNGPGEQQPRPNSEGPAAGDDPTPQDN, via the coding sequence ATGGATACACCGCTTGAAGATTTGTCGTATGTGATCCGCTTCGGCGTGACTCGAATCCTCGGTGAATTCACCGCACGAGGGTTTGGGACGCTGGCTCGCGGCACTGAAGTGATTGTGCGCAGTGATCGAGGCCATGAATGGGGCACGATTCTGTGCACCGCCACCGATCAGACCCGTACGTACCTGGGAGCGAATGACGTGCAGGGGCGCGTCGTCCGTTTTCCAACGCCAGAGGATGAGGTCGAACGCGACAAATCGGTTTCGGCCGAGAAGGCGGCCTTCGCGGGCTGCCTGGATCTCATTCGTGAACGCAATTTGCAAATGCAACTGGTCGACGTCGAGCAAGTCATCGGCGGCGAACGGATGATCTTCTATTACGTGTCCGAACAACGCGTCGACTTCCGCGATCTGGTGAAATGCCTCGCGAAGATGTTCCACGTCCGGATCGAGATGCGGCAGATCGGGATTCGTGACGAAGCCAAGTTGCTGGCGGACTATGGCGACTGCGGCCAGCCGGTTTGCTGCAATACCTTCCTGCGGGAAATGCCGCCCGTCTCGATGAAGATGGCGAAGTTGCAGAAGGCCACGCTCGATCCCTCGAAAATTTCCGGACGCTGTGGTCGGCTCAAGTGCTGCTTGCGTTACGAATACGACACGTATGAAGAGCACCGCAAGGAATTGCCTCCGGTCGGAGCCACGGTCGTCACGAAGCAAGGGACCGGACGCGTGGTGGGGTTGGAACTGCTGGCGCAAAAACTGGTGATCTCGTACGAGGGCCAACGCCAGATCATGACTGACGCCAAAGATGTTTTGACGGTTGTCAGCACGAAGTCACCGAAGCCAGCGCCGCCACCGCGGCGCGATCCCCCAGCCAACGAGGGTGGTGGACGCGAACAACCGGGCAAGGATCAACCAGGCAAAGATCAACCCGGGAAAGACAGGCCACGTCGCGACCAAAAGCCTCGAGAAGAATCGCGTGAGCCTCGCCAAGGGCCTCGCGGGCGACGCGACAATGGTCCGGGCGAACAGCAGCCTCGGCCGAATTCGGAAGGTCCAGCGGCGGGGGACGATCCCACGCCGCAGGACAACTAA
- the ltaE gene encoding low-specificity L-threonine aldolase, producing the protein MTSPMIDLRSDTVTKPTAAMRHAIANAEVGDDVYSDDPTVNRLEQMVAEQLGKAAAVFNCSGTQSNQMAVRAHCAQGDEILIDESSHIVNYEAGGAAALSGVSLRVLRGRGGLFDVADLEGMVRPDNPHYSITRLVSVENTTNHGGGRVWPLAQMNRVADWAHDQGLQVHVDGARLFNAVTAGGYSAREFVKNADTVSVCFSKGLGCPMGSILVGDAESIRRARRARKLFGGGLRQAGMMAAAAIYALEHHVERLAEDHANARAFAEAVSTIDGVQLNVSDVESNLVFFGIEPKLGTAAQLSALLLKRGVRLNSMGTQRLRACTHLDVSRADVLRAAELVRECVSEGFGNLKDAATSAYSAR; encoded by the coding sequence ATGACTTCACCGATGATTGACCTGCGCAGCGATACCGTCACAAAACCGACCGCCGCGATGCGGCACGCGATCGCAAACGCCGAAGTCGGCGACGATGTCTATTCGGACGACCCGACGGTCAATCGGCTGGAGCAGATGGTCGCTGAACAGCTCGGGAAAGCCGCGGCGGTCTTCAATTGTTCTGGCACTCAGTCGAATCAGATGGCCGTCCGCGCCCACTGCGCGCAAGGCGATGAAATTCTGATCGACGAATCATCGCATATCGTGAACTATGAAGCTGGCGGGGCCGCGGCGCTCAGCGGGGTCTCGCTCCGAGTCCTGCGAGGACGTGGCGGCCTCTTCGATGTGGCCGATCTCGAGGGAATGGTTCGCCCCGACAATCCGCATTATTCGATTACACGGCTGGTCAGCGTCGAGAATACCACGAACCATGGCGGCGGGCGCGTATGGCCGTTGGCGCAAATGAATCGCGTGGCCGATTGGGCACATGATCAGGGACTCCAGGTCCACGTGGATGGAGCTCGACTGTTCAATGCGGTGACAGCGGGCGGATATTCGGCGCGCGAATTCGTGAAAAATGCGGATACGGTCTCGGTCTGTTTCTCCAAAGGACTCGGATGTCCGATGGGATCGATCCTTGTCGGAGATGCCGAATCCATTCGACGTGCTCGCCGCGCCAGAAAACTGTTCGGCGGGGGACTGCGACAAGCCGGGATGATGGCAGCTGCGGCGATCTACGCCCTCGAACATCATGTCGAGCGACTGGCCGAAGACCATGCCAATGCCCGCGCGTTCGCCGAAGCGGTTTCCACCATTGATGGCGTTCAACTGAATGTCAGTGACGTGGAATCGAATCTGGTGTTCTTCGGAATCGAGCCGAAGCTGGGAACGGCGGCTCAATTGTCGGCATTGCTCCTGAAACGAGGAGTGAGACTCAACTCGATGGGCACGCAACGACTCCGCGCGTGCACGCACCTGGATGTTTCGCGAGCCGATGTCTTGCGCGCGGCGGAGCTGGTTCGCGAGTGTGTCTCGGAAGGGTTTGGCAATTTGAAAGACGCAGCCACCTCAGCCTATTCCGCGCGGTGA
- a CDS encoding VanZ family protein, with translation MATLVVVLLLIGYWGVLFYATHTPLPVGLLPGQTDKAIHFTAYGLLAVLMMTLRATRGAFGWYSVVMRWFVLAAYGAFDELTQLLVNRSCDFVDWLSDVAGVTCGLLAVAFICWQYRKSQVTSETHPA, from the coding sequence ATGGCGACGTTGGTTGTCGTCTTGCTGCTCATCGGCTACTGGGGCGTGTTGTTTTATGCGACTCACACCCCGCTGCCCGTCGGCCTGCTTCCTGGCCAAACCGATAAAGCCATCCACTTCACGGCGTATGGCCTGCTGGCGGTTCTGATGATGACGCTGCGTGCGACGCGTGGCGCCTTCGGCTGGTACAGCGTGGTGATGCGATGGTTTGTTCTCGCCGCGTACGGAGCCTTTGATGAACTGACGCAGCTTCTGGTCAATCGATCCTGTGACTTTGTCGACTGGCTATCCGATGTTGCGGGCGTGACGTGTGGATTGCTGGCAGTGGCGTTCATCTGCTGGCAATACCGCAAATCCCAGGTCACGTCCGAAACTCATCCAGCGTAA